A portion of the Leifsonia sp. EB41 genome contains these proteins:
- a CDS encoding NfeD family protein: protein MDITSFAWIAWLVLILVFVIIEMLTLDFVFLMIAIGSFGGLISGLFGAPWWLQLIIAAAISVVLVFFIRPPLLHRLKRGGDPTKSNVDALIGMNGVVVSTVSRTAGLVKLSVGETWTARLSPAQSGPAELVPGEHVIVLSIEGATAVVAPSPVSAGAGDLTERSLT, encoded by the coding sequence ATGGACATCACGTCCTTCGCGTGGATCGCCTGGCTCGTCCTCATCCTCGTGTTCGTGATCATCGAGATGCTGACGCTCGACTTCGTCTTCCTCATGATCGCGATCGGCAGCTTCGGAGGGCTGATCTCCGGGCTGTTCGGTGCGCCGTGGTGGCTGCAGCTCATCATCGCCGCCGCGATCTCGGTGGTCCTGGTGTTCTTCATCCGGCCGCCGTTGCTGCACAGGCTCAAGCGTGGCGGCGACCCCACGAAGAGCAACGTCGATGCGCTGATCGGCATGAACGGCGTCGTCGTCTCGACCGTCTCGCGCACCGCGGGACTCGTTAAGCTGTCCGTCGGGGAGACCTGGACCGCGCGGCTCTCGCCCGCCCAGTCCGGCCCCGCCGAACTGGTGCCGGGCGAGCACGTCATCGTCCTGAGCATCGAGGGCGCGACGGCCGTCGTCGCCCCGTCACCGGTGTCGGCGGGAGCCGGCGACCTCACTGAGAGGAGCCTGACGTGA
- a CDS encoding glycerophosphodiester phosphodiesterase family protein, whose translation MTFLDGPRPRIIAHRGLASDAPENTLLAFLKALSAGATHLETDVHASADGEAVISHDPDLSRVAGREVRVDQLTLAELRRIPLGHGQSFSSLAEALDAFPEARFNIDIKDERAAAPTAAAIVKTRAADRVLLTSFSAARRRAATSALPDVAVSPSVSEFVPALIGSKLGTRPLTRRALRGFAAVQIPERRGPVRLVTARTVRAIQAAGAEVHVWTVDDVADMTRLLDLGVDGIVTNRCDLLKALVSARSESPSL comes from the coding sequence GTGACGTTCCTCGACGGGCCGCGGCCGCGCATCATCGCGCACCGCGGCCTGGCGTCGGACGCGCCGGAGAACACCCTGCTCGCCTTCCTGAAGGCGCTGAGCGCGGGTGCGACCCACCTGGAGACGGACGTGCACGCGTCCGCGGACGGCGAGGCGGTGATCAGCCACGACCCCGACCTGTCCCGGGTGGCCGGCCGCGAGGTGCGTGTCGACCAGCTCACCCTGGCCGAGCTGCGGCGCATCCCGCTCGGCCACGGCCAGTCCTTCTCCTCGCTCGCCGAGGCGCTGGACGCCTTTCCGGAGGCGCGCTTCAACATCGACATCAAGGACGAGCGCGCCGCGGCTCCGACTGCGGCCGCGATCGTGAAGACGCGCGCGGCCGACCGGGTCCTCCTCACGAGCTTCTCGGCGGCGCGCAGGAGGGCCGCCACCTCCGCCCTCCCGGACGTCGCGGTGTCGCCCTCCGTCTCGGAGTTCGTGCCGGCGCTGATCGGCTCGAAACTCGGTACGCGCCCGCTCACCCGGCGCGCCCTGCGCGGGTTCGCCGCCGTGCAGATCCCGGAGCGCCGCGGCCCGGTGCGCCTGGTCACCGCCCGCACGGTCCGCGCGATCCAGGCCGCGGGAGCCGAGGTGCACGTCTGGACGGTCGACGACGTCGCCGACATGACGCGGCTGCTCGACCTCGGAGTCGACGGAATCGTCACCAACCGCTGCGACCTCTTGAAAGCCCTGGTCAGCGCTCGAAGTGAGTCGCCTTCCCTTTAG
- a CDS encoding SPFH domain-containing protein: MTIVVSIIILVIAIFVLVTLFRAIRIIPQARAGVVERLGRYHKTLTPGLNVVVPFIDKVRPLIDLREQVVSFPPQPVITEDNLVVSIDTVVYFQVTDARAATYEIANYLGAVEQLTTTTLRNVVGGLNLEAALTSRDNINGQLRLVLDEATGKWGIRVSRVELKAIDPPLSIQDSMEKQMRAERDRRAVILTAEGTKQSEILNAEGMRQASILKAEGDAKAAVLRAEGEAKAITTVFSAIHEGNPDNLLLAYQYLQTLPKLAEGSANKLWIIPSELTEALKGIGQALGPKGAAAAGLGVVPAAAQAAPSVEAAGAGATGPTPPPAPPA, translated from the coding sequence GTGACCATCGTGGTCTCGATCATCATCCTGGTGATCGCGATCTTCGTTCTGGTCACGCTGTTCCGCGCCATCCGGATCATTCCGCAGGCGCGGGCCGGGGTGGTGGAGCGGCTGGGCCGGTACCACAAGACGCTCACCCCAGGCCTCAACGTCGTCGTCCCGTTCATCGACAAGGTGCGCCCGCTCATCGACCTCCGCGAGCAGGTCGTCTCGTTCCCGCCGCAGCCGGTGATCACCGAGGACAACCTCGTGGTCTCGATCGACACCGTCGTGTACTTCCAGGTCACCGACGCCCGTGCGGCGACGTACGAGATCGCCAACTACCTCGGCGCCGTCGAGCAGCTCACCACGACCACCTTGCGTAACGTGGTCGGCGGCCTGAACCTCGAGGCCGCCCTGACCAGCCGCGACAACATCAACGGCCAGCTCCGCCTGGTGCTCGACGAGGCCACAGGCAAGTGGGGCATCCGAGTATCCCGCGTCGAGCTGAAGGCGATCGACCCGCCCCTGTCCATCCAGGACTCGATGGAGAAGCAGATGCGCGCCGAGCGCGACCGTCGTGCGGTGATCCTGACGGCGGAGGGCACCAAGCAGTCCGAGATCCTCAACGCGGAGGGCATGCGGCAGGCCTCGATCCTCAAGGCGGAGGGCGACGCGAAAGCGGCCGTGCTGCGCGCAGAGGGCGAGGCGAAGGCGATCACCACCGTCTTCAGCGCCATCCACGAGGGCAACCCGGACAACCTGCTGCTGGCCTACCAGTACCTGCAGACGCTGCCGAAGCTCGCCGAAGGCTCCGCGAACAAGCTCTGGATCATCCCGAGCGAGCTCACGGAGGCGCTGAAGGGCATCGGTCAGGCGCTGGGCCCGAAGGGCGCGGCCGCGGCCGGGCTCGGCGTGGTCCCGGCAGCCGCTCAGGCCGCTCCGTCCGTGGAGGCGGCTGGCGCCGGCGCCACGGGTCCGACTCCGCCGCCCGCTCCCCCGGCGTGA
- a CDS encoding SDR family oxidoreductase — protein MSNASASASPLAQGSLTGKRALVTGSSRGIGADTVQYLADAGAAVAINYRNKEARAVKLADAIREQGGSAITVGADLTDPTSVGALFRAIDTEWGGLDILVLNASGGMESGMAEDYAMQLNRDAQVNVLTSALPLMAAGSRVVFVTSHQAHFIRSTPTMPEYEAVALSKRAGEDALRSLLPELDAQGIEFVVVSGDMIEGTITATLLNRLNPGAIDARKEAAGRLYNVGEFAAEVASAVVDPVPADHTRLVGDVSSFEPISE, from the coding sequence GTGTCCAACGCTTCCGCGTCCGCCAGCCCGCTCGCGCAGGGCAGCCTCACCGGCAAACGCGCCCTCGTCACCGGTTCGTCGCGCGGCATCGGCGCCGACACCGTGCAGTACCTGGCCGACGCCGGCGCCGCGGTCGCGATCAACTACCGCAACAAGGAGGCGCGTGCGGTCAAGCTGGCCGACGCGATCCGCGAGCAGGGCGGCAGCGCGATCACCGTCGGCGCCGACCTGACCGACCCGACGTCGGTCGGCGCGCTGTTCCGGGCGATCGACACCGAGTGGGGCGGCCTCGACATCCTGGTCCTGAACGCCTCCGGCGGCATGGAGTCCGGGATGGCCGAGGACTACGCCATGCAGCTCAACCGCGACGCGCAGGTGAACGTCCTGACGTCGGCGCTGCCGCTGATGGCCGCCGGCTCGCGCGTCGTGTTCGTCACCAGCCACCAGGCGCACTTCATCCGATCGACGCCGACCATGCCCGAGTACGAAGCCGTCGCGCTGAGCAAGCGGGCGGGCGAGGACGCGCTGCGGTCGCTGCTCCCCGAGCTCGACGCGCAGGGCATCGAGTTCGTCGTCGTCTCCGGCGACATGATCGAGGGAACCATCACCGCGACGCTGCTCAACCGGCTGAACCCCGGCGCGATCGACGCCCGCAAGGAGGCAGCAGGCCGCCTCTACAACGTCGGCGAGTTCGCCGCGGAGGTCGCATCCGCGGTGGTCGACCCGGTGCCGGCCGACCA
- a CDS encoding RNA polymerase-binding protein RbpA, which translates to MADRSLRGMRLGAQSLQSEEGVVYSPRSRYTYLCPDCGTETEMVFSAEAEPPKGWECKHCGHEARLLVDDKPVEIDHSDVKTPRSHWDMLLERRTRAELEELLEERLQYLRARRGTTEHKYSA; encoded by the coding sequence ATGGCAGATCGCAGCTTGCGCGGAATGAGGCTTGGCGCCCAGAGCTTACAAAGCGAAGAAGGCGTCGTCTACTCTCCGCGTTCCCGTTACACCTACCTGTGCCCCGACTGCGGCACGGAGACCGAAATGGTCTTCTCCGCCGAGGCCGAACCTCCCAAGGGCTGGGAGTGCAAGCACTGCGGCCACGAGGCCCGCTTGCTGGTCGACGACAAGCCCGTCGAGATCGACCACTCGGACGTCAAGACGCCGCGCAGCCACTGGGACATGCTCCTGGAGCGCCGCACCCGGGCCGAGCTCGAAGAGCTCCTCGAGGAGCGGCTGCAATACCTGCGCGCACGCCGCGGGACGACCGAGCACAAGTACTCGGCCTGA